In a genomic window of Candidatus Competibacteraceae bacterium:
- the rpmG gene encoding 50S ribosomal protein L33: MRDKIKMVSTAGTGHFYTTTKNKRTTPEKLEMKKFDPVVRKHVPYKEAKIK; this comes from the coding sequence ATGCGTGATAAAATCAAGATGGTTTCCACCGCCGGAACGGGGCATTTTTATACGACCACCAAGAACAAGCGCACTACACCGGAAAAGCTCGAAATGAAAAAATTTGACCCGGTGGTCCGCAAGCATGTCCCTTACAAGGAAGCCAAAATTAAGTGA
- a CDS encoding ATP-binding cassette domain-containing protein translates to MTGDPLLSVEGLTRRYGDHRVVDELSLTLSRGQILGFLGPNGAGKSTTLRMLAGVLAPDAGRIIVAGNDLFDQPRQAKKAIGYLPEQPPLYQELTVDEQLRYSARLHGLDRAASRAAVARAKDRCGLTGVGQRLNGNLSKGYRQRVGIAQAILHEPPVILLDEPTIGLDPLQLQEIRTLIGELQGNHGVILSTHLLAEVQAVCSHVQIMKDGRLVYASALAEWDQHRESVCLRIGLNAPPAASRLAELPGVARVETLGSGRFRLHHGSGLALQQAVLDQARAGHWELWELTPEYADLEQIFVRLTLGGQASA, encoded by the coding sequence ATGACTGGCGACCCACTGCTGAGTGTTGAAGGGTTGACCCGGCGGTACGGCGATCATCGAGTGGTCGATGAACTCAGCCTCACCCTTTCTAGAGGCCAAATCCTGGGATTTCTCGGCCCCAACGGTGCTGGCAAATCGACCACGCTACGCATGTTGGCCGGCGTGCTCGCTCCGGATGCCGGACGCATCATCGTTGCCGGCAACGATTTATTCGACCAGCCTCGACAGGCCAAGAAAGCCATCGGTTACCTGCCCGAACAGCCGCCCCTTTATCAAGAATTGACCGTGGACGAGCAGTTGCGCTACAGCGCCCGCCTGCACGGGCTCGATCGCGCGGCGAGTCGGGCGGCCGTCGCCCGAGCAAAGGACCGGTGTGGGTTGACTGGCGTCGGCCAGCGCTTGAACGGCAACTTGTCCAAGGGTTATCGACAGCGGGTCGGCATCGCGCAAGCGATCTTGCACGAGCCACCGGTCATCTTGCTGGACGAACCGACCATTGGCCTGGACCCGCTGCAACTTCAAGAGATCCGAACGCTGATCGGTGAATTGCAAGGGAACCACGGCGTGATTTTATCCACTCACCTGTTGGCGGAAGTACAGGCGGTGTGCAGTCACGTGCAGATCATGAAGGACGGGCGGTTGGTGTACGCCAGCGCGCTGGCTGAATGGGACCAGCACCGCGAATCGGTTTGCTTGCGGATCGGCTTGAATGCGCCGCCTGCCGCATCGCGTCTGGCTGAGCTACCGGGTGTGGCGCGCGTCGAGACCTTAGGCAGCGGCCGTTTTCGGTTGCATCATGGGTCCGGTTTGGCGCTACAGCAAGCTGTGCTCGATCAAGCCCGCGCGGGGCATTGGGAGTTGTGGGAGTTGACGCCTGAATATGCCGATCTGGAACAGATTTTCGTTCGGTTAACGCTAGGAGGGCAAGCCTCCGCATGA
- the lpxL gene encoding LpxL/LpxP family Kdo(2)-lipid IV(A) lauroyl/palmitoleoyl acyltransferase produces MDDRTIVTAPDSLVDWHFLLPRYWPVWLGLGLMKLMASLPFRWQLALGGQTGRWLSKIARRRRRIAEINLELCFPTLSPIERSHLLEAHFTALGIGLFETAMAWWAPDDKLRGLARVAGAEHLTAALARGNGVLLLTGHFTMLELGARFITWHQPFHAMYRSHKNPLYERVMRRERERRSRLPPLPHEDIRGLLRAFKKGEAVWYAPDQNHGIRNSVFVPFFGVTACTVMATSRLAGLSGAAVVPYFPRRLPGAAGYEVVILPALSDFPSENIEADTQRINELLEHYIRQAPEQYLWVHRRFKTQPPGIPSPYQL; encoded by the coding sequence ATGGATGATCGTACAATCGTGACCGCACCCGACTCTCTTGTCGATTGGCATTTTCTGTTGCCGCGCTATTGGCCGGTTTGGCTGGGTTTGGGCCTCATGAAACTCATGGCATCGCTGCCGTTTCGCTGGCAGTTGGCTCTGGGAGGGCAAACCGGCCGCTGGCTGAGTAAAATCGCCCGCCGCAGGCGACGCATTGCCGAAATCAACTTGGAATTATGTTTCCCCACACTGTCCCCAATCGAGCGGAGTCACCTGTTGGAGGCGCATTTTACCGCCCTGGGCATCGGTTTGTTTGAAACCGCAATGGCTTGGTGGGCGCCGGACGACAAGCTGCGCGGATTAGCCCGCGTCGCGGGCGCGGAACATCTTACCGCAGCGCTCGCTCGCGGCAACGGCGTACTGCTGTTGACCGGGCATTTCACCATGTTGGAGCTGGGCGCTCGTTTCATCACCTGGCATCAACCGTTCCATGCGATGTATCGCTCGCACAAGAACCCGTTGTACGAAAGAGTGATGCGCCGGGAACGCGAGCGGCGCTCCCGCTTGCCGCCACTGCCGCACGAGGATATTCGTGGCCTGTTACGCGCTTTCAAGAAAGGGGAAGCCGTTTGGTATGCCCCCGATCAGAACCACGGTATCCGCAACAGCGTTTTCGTGCCCTTTTTCGGGGTAACGGCCTGCACGGTCATGGCCACCTCCCGCTTGGCGGGGCTGAGCGGGGCGGCGGTGGTGCCGTATTTTCCCAGGCGCTTGCCGGGAGCCGCCGGTTACGAAGTCGTCATCCTGCCGGCATTGAGCGATTTTCCGAGCGAAAATATTGAAGCGGACACCCAACGTATCAATGAATTATTGGAGCACTACATCCGCCAAGCACCCGAACAATATCTCTGGGTGCATCGCCGCTTCAAAACCCAGCCGCCGGGCATACCGAGTCCGTACCAGCTATAG
- a CDS encoding NAD-dependent epimerase/dehydratase family protein, which yields MVTGAAGFIGSHSVEWLLGQDRHVVGVDNLRTGHLENLAVARSSPNFEWVLADAGDEAAMRALFERHRFTGVLHLAALVSVPESFRDPGLNSRLNLVTTDNLARLCIEFACKRVVFASSAAVYGTAAALPNQESATPQPQSPYAAAKLASEIMLLGYAASYDLEVICLRYFNVYGPRQDPSSPYSGVLSIFTDRFRRGLPVTVYGDGEQTRDFISVRDVARANGTALLAASVSSGRYNVCTGRAVSLNQVLAIYRELFPEVPPTEHAEARIGDIRHSLGDPKLLRELLQFEAATIFSQGLRELALDVG from the coding sequence TTGGTGACCGGCGCGGCTGGGTTTATCGGGAGCCACTCCGTGGAGTGGTTGCTTGGCCAAGATCGACATGTGGTCGGGGTTGATAATCTAAGGACCGGCCATCTGGAAAATCTGGCCGTGGCACGTTCGTCGCCTAATTTCGAATGGGTGCTCGCCGATGCTGGCGATGAAGCAGCGATGCGTGCTTTATTCGAGCGTCATCGCTTTACGGGCGTGCTTCATTTGGCGGCGCTAGTGAGCGTTCCGGAGAGCTTTCGCGATCCTGGCCTCAATTCTCGCCTTAACCTGGTCACGACGGATAATCTGGCCCGGCTGTGCATTGAGTTTGCGTGCAAGCGCGTGGTGTTTGCCTCGTCGGCCGCTGTCTATGGCACGGCCGCCGCGTTGCCTAACCAGGAATCGGCAACGCCGCAGCCTCAATCGCCTTACGCAGCCGCCAAATTGGCGTCCGAGATCATGCTGCTCGGCTATGCGGCCAGCTACGATCTGGAAGTCATCTGCTTGCGTTATTTTAACGTTTACGGGCCGCGCCAAGATCCTTCTTCGCCTTACTCGGGCGTGCTCTCGATCTTTACCGACCGCTTTCGGCGTGGCTTGCCGGTGACCGTTTATGGGGATGGCGAGCAAACCCGTGATTTCATTTCAGTGCGGGATGTCGCGCGGGCCAATGGCACGGCTCTGCTTGCCGCCAGCGTTAGCAGTGGACGTTACAACGTTTGCACCGGCCGAGCGGTTTCCTTGAATCAAGTCTTGGCGATCTACCGGGAGCTATTTCCAGAGGTTCCGCCGACGGAGCATGCGGAAGCTCGCATCGGTGATATCCGGCATTCGTTGGGTGATCCGAAGCTGTTGCGCGAGTTGCTACAATTCGAGGCCGCGACGATATTCAGCCAAGGCTTGCGCGAACTGGCGTTGGATGTCGGCTAG
- the rpmB gene encoding 50S ribosomal protein L28 yields MSRVCQVTGKRPITGNNVSHANNKTRRRFLPNLHVHRFWVESEQRFIKLRVSSHGMRIIDKRGIDAVLVDLRTQGTKI; encoded by the coding sequence ATGTCCAGAGTCTGTCAGGTGACGGGCAAGCGTCCGATCACTGGAAATAATGTTTCACATGCTAACAATAAGACCCGCCGTCGGTTTCTTCCGAATTTGCATGTCCATCGGTTCTGGGTCGAGAGCGAACAGCGTTTTATCAAGCTGCGGGTGTCTTCGCACGGTATGCGCATCATCGATAAACGCGGCATAGACGCCGTTTTAGTCGATCTGCGGACCCAAGGCACCAAGATTTAG
- a CDS encoding fatty acid desaturase yields MNLIAYGLLAPSFGELVLVTLLMTHLTIIAVTIFLHRAQAHRALELHSALSHLFRFWLWLTTGMITKQWVAIHRKHHAKCETLEDPHSPQVLGIRKVLWQGAELYRLEALKPETMERYGHGTPDDWLERKLYTRHDRLGFVLLLFLDLALFGIAGLTVWAIQLMWIPFWAAGVINGLGHYWGYRNYETRDASANLSPLGFVVGGEELHNNHHAFPSSAKLSNKWWEVDIGWLYIRLLAFLRLAYIKKVAPVPQQLPGKQSIDLDTLRAVVLNRLYVMADFGREVVAPVLREELHKADGSHRQLLKRLRTLLIREEDRLDAGERDRLRNALALSQALQTVYEFRISLQTVWSRTTVSPEKLLATLQEWCARAEASGIQSLQEFAQALRGYSTRPV; encoded by the coding sequence TTGAATCTCATCGCGTATGGTTTATTGGCTCCCTCTTTCGGGGAGCTGGTGTTGGTGACGCTGTTAATGACCCACCTCACCATCATTGCAGTCACGATTTTCCTGCACCGAGCTCAAGCCCACCGCGCCCTTGAGCTTCACTCGGCCCTCAGTCATTTATTTCGCTTTTGGTTGTGGCTGACGACGGGCATGATCACCAAGCAGTGGGTCGCCATTCACCGAAAGCACCATGCCAAGTGCGAAACTTTAGAAGACCCCCACAGCCCGCAGGTACTCGGCATTCGTAAAGTGCTATGGCAGGGGGCCGAGCTATACCGTCTGGAAGCGCTCAAACCCGAAACGATGGAACGCTATGGTCATGGCACCCCTGACGACTGGCTGGAACGAAAGCTCTATACCCGCCATGATCGCTTGGGCTTCGTGCTACTGTTGTTCTTGGACTTGGCGCTTTTTGGTATCGCCGGACTGACGGTCTGGGCGATACAGCTGATGTGGATTCCGTTTTGGGCCGCGGGCGTGATCAATGGCCTGGGTCACTATTGGGGTTATCGCAATTATGAAACACGTGACGCCTCCGCCAATTTATCGCCGCTGGGGTTCGTGGTCGGAGGCGAAGAATTGCATAACAACCATCACGCCTTCCCCAGCTCCGCCAAACTGTCCAACAAATGGTGGGAAGTCGATATCGGCTGGCTCTATATTCGCTTGTTGGCTTTTTTGCGTTTGGCGTATATCAAGAAAGTCGCGCCGGTACCGCAACAACTGCCAGGAAAACAAAGCATCGATTTGGATACCTTGCGCGCGGTGGTGTTAAACCGGTTATATGTCATGGCCGACTTCGGGCGGGAGGTGGTGGCACCGGTACTGCGGGAGGAGTTGCATAAAGCCGATGGTTCGCATCGGCAATTGCTAAAGCGGCTCCGAACCCTGCTGATCCGTGAAGAAGATCGCCTGGACGCTGGCGAGCGCGACCGTTTGCGCAACGCCCTCGCGCTAAGCCAAGCCCTACAAACCGTCTACGAGTTCCGTATCAGCTTGCAAACCGTCTGGAGCCGAACAACCGTCAGCCCCGAAAAATTGCTAGCCACCCTACAGGAATGGTGCGCTCGCGCAGAAGCGAGCGGCATTCAATCTTTACAAGAGTTTGCGCAGGCTTTACGGGGTTATTCGACCCGTCCGGTATAA
- a CDS encoding GldG family protein: MWLNSSVRWRLRLQSLLFLLLFGLVIGLLAWLSTRYAIQVDWTAGGRNTLSAASRTLLAGLSEPARITAFARDNSVLRDGISRLIERYRRAKPDLTLTFVNPDLLPDRVRELGVTLDGELYVEYQGRAEKVRQLNEQSLTLALQRLARQQGRTVLFLEGHGERKPLGAANYDLGTFGRELEKIGVRMRSLDLSKEPSIPPATTALVIAGPQRPLAAAEVRAILDYLERGGHLLWLLEPNDPSGLQALAQMLGISALPGVVVDPDTARLGIKNPAFIPIVDYGPHPVTESLRAPALLPQAVALEVRPAAGWRAAVLLESQSGSWTETGPVEGSSQHEANAGEQEGPLTVGVTLFRPSPASTASGSAPEASLQQRIAIIGDGDFLSNTYLGNGANLELGLNLINWLTLQEAPVIIRPKTAPDQSLNLSDGALSLLAAFFLVVMPGGLLVSGWLIWHRRRRR; the protein is encoded by the coding sequence ATGTGGCTGAATTCCTCGGTGCGCTGGAGATTGCGGCTGCAAAGCCTGTTGTTTTTGCTGTTGTTTGGTTTGGTAATCGGGCTGCTAGCCTGGTTGAGCACCCGCTATGCGATCCAGGTCGATTGGACCGCCGGCGGGCGTAATACCTTATCCGCAGCGAGTCGGACGTTGCTGGCCGGCTTGAGCGAACCGGCGCGAATCACCGCCTTTGCCCGCGACAATTCGGTTCTGCGCGATGGCATCAGTCGCTTGATCGAGCGCTATCGGCGCGCCAAGCCGGATCTGACGCTGACATTCGTCAATCCCGATCTGTTGCCGGATCGGGTGCGTGAGCTCGGTGTGACCTTGGATGGTGAGTTGTACGTCGAATATCAGGGTCGGGCTGAGAAGGTCCGGCAGCTTAACGAGCAAAGCCTCACGTTGGCTTTGCAGCGCCTGGCCCGCCAGCAAGGGCGCACCGTCCTGTTCCTGGAAGGCCACGGCGAGCGCAAGCCACTGGGAGCAGCCAATTACGATCTAGGGACCTTCGGCCGGGAGCTGGAAAAAATCGGCGTTCGAATGAGATCGCTCGATTTATCGAAAGAGCCTTCCATCCCGCCGGCCACCACGGCGTTGGTCATCGCCGGGCCGCAACGGCCGCTTGCGGCCGCTGAGGTTCGGGCGATCCTCGATTACCTCGAACGCGGTGGCCATCTGTTGTGGTTGTTGGAACCCAACGATCCTTCCGGGCTCCAGGCGCTGGCGCAGATGCTTGGAATTTCCGCGCTGCCCGGTGTGGTGGTGGATCCCGATACCGCGCGGCTCGGCATCAAGAATCCTGCTTTCATTCCCATCGTGGATTATGGTCCGCACCCTGTTACCGAATCTTTGAGGGCGCCTGCGTTATTGCCGCAAGCGGTCGCCTTGGAGGTTCGGCCGGCCGCCGGCTGGCGCGCGGCGGTGCTGCTGGAAAGTCAATCCGGTTCCTGGACCGAAACCGGTCCGGTGGAGGGTTCTAGCCAACACGAGGCCAACGCCGGCGAGCAGGAAGGACCGCTGACCGTGGGCGTGACGCTGTTTCGACCCAGCCCTGCCAGCACGGCTTCAGGCTCAGCGCCCGAGGCGTCCCTCCAGCAGCGCATCGCCATCATTGGGGATGGCGATTTCTTATCGAATACCTACCTGGGTAATGGGGCTAACTTGGAACTGGGACTCAACCTCATCAATTGGCTGACGCTGCAAGAGGCTCCGGTCATCATCCGTCCCAAGACGGCTCCCGATCAGAGCCTGAATCTTTCGGACGGCGCGCTTTCGCTGCTTGCCGCTTTTTTCTTGGTCGTCATGCCGGGTGGTTTGTTGGTCAGCGGTTGGCTGATCTGGCACCGGCGGCGACGGCGGTGA
- a CDS encoding ABC transporter permease subunit, whose amino-acid sequence MIFTIAGRELRSLLLSPLAWTLLAVVQGGLAWIFLILVDEFRNLQGRLGGLENPPGVTDLVAAPLFRVAAWGLLLLAPLLTMRLFSEERKTRTLDLLLSAPVGAAAIVLGKYLGVLTFLLGVTGLVSLMPLTLAVGTPLDFGKLFAGALGLALLAASFTAAGLYLSTLTAQPVIAAISTLGLLLFLCVVDAASSSRETAQGLFGYLSLLRHYDALLLGLFDSADLIYYLLFSAACLGLAIQRLNDGRLRD is encoded by the coding sequence ATGATTTTTACGATAGCCGGTCGCGAATTACGAAGTTTGTTGCTTTCACCGTTAGCCTGGACCTTGCTGGCGGTGGTACAAGGGGGGCTGGCGTGGATTTTTCTGATTTTGGTCGATGAGTTTCGGAACTTACAAGGCCGTTTGGGCGGTTTGGAAAATCCGCCCGGCGTGACGGACTTGGTCGCCGCTCCCTTGTTTCGGGTCGCGGCCTGGGGTTTGTTGCTGCTCGCGCCGCTGCTGACCATGCGTCTGTTCAGTGAAGAGCGCAAAACGCGCACGCTCGATCTGTTGCTGTCGGCCCCGGTGGGCGCGGCGGCGATTGTCCTGGGCAAGTATCTGGGGGTGCTGACCTTCCTGCTCGGCGTGACCGGCTTGGTCAGCTTGATGCCCCTGACTTTGGCCGTCGGTACGCCACTCGATTTCGGCAAACTGTTCGCTGGGGCGTTGGGGCTGGCGTTACTGGCCGCGAGCTTTACTGCCGCCGGACTTTATCTGTCCACGCTGACCGCCCAACCGGTGATAGCGGCGATTTCCACTTTAGGGCTATTGCTGTTCCTGTGCGTCGTTGATGCGGCCAGCAGCAGTCGGGAAACAGCCCAAGGTTTGTTCGGCTATCTGTCGTTACTGCGCCATTACGATGCGTTGTTATTGGGATTGTTCGATAGCGCCGATCTGATTTATTACCTCTTGTTCAGCGCGGCCTGCCTCGGTTTGGCAATCCAGCGGCTGAATGATGGACGATTACGGGATTGA